A single region of the Streptomyces sp. NBC_00425 genome encodes:
- the hrpB gene encoding ATP-dependent helicase HrpB yields MPRFDALDALPVRAALPELNDALEGHGAAVLAAPPGTGKTTLVPLVLAGLLGEGPARRVVVAEPRRIAARAAARRMAWLLGERPGDSVGHTVRGERVVGRHTRVEVVTTGVLLQRLQRDQELTGVDVVVLDECHERHLDADTSAAFLWDVRETLRPELRLVAASATTDTAGWARLLGGAPVVRARGSAFDVEVVWAPPVRAVRPPHGMRVDPALLAHVASVVRRALAERSGDVLCFLPGVGEIARVAGQLGAPAGVDVLQVHGRSPAEVQDAVLSPGVRRRVVLTTSVAESSLTVPGVRVVVDSGLAREPRVDHARGLSALTTVRASQAAGRQRAGRAGREAPGAVYRCWAQAEDVRLPAFPAPEIKVADLTAFALQAACWGDPDASGLALLDAPPAGAMAAARELLTAIGAVDAAGRATARGVRLARLGLHPRLGRALLDGAALVGVERAAEVVALLSEEAPREYGDDLAAALRGARRGGDGYAGRWRSEVRRLRAVAADVGVPAARSVSSGSRGAGSGAVAGEDLAVGHVVALAFPERVARSDGGSWLMVSGTRAEVREGSGLRGARWLAVAVADRPVGRGHARVQLAAVVDGEVARLAAGALLDERDEVRWADGDVVARRVERLGAVELGARPLRDADAALVRGALVEGLEKEGLGLLRWSAEAAVLRERLAFVRLRLGEPWPDVGDASLHARVDEWLEPELGRARRRSDLGRIDAGAALGRLLPWASGEAGRLDELAPERIAVPSGSRVRIDYADPERPVLAVKLQEMFGLQESPRVAGVPLLVHLLSPAGRPVAVTADLASFWREGYKGVRAELRGRYPKHPWPEDPAAAEPTRHTNARLRR; encoded by the coding sequence ATCCCCCGTTTCGACGCCCTGGACGCGCTGCCCGTGCGGGCCGCCCTGCCCGAACTGAACGACGCCCTGGAGGGGCACGGCGCCGCCGTGCTCGCCGCGCCGCCCGGCACCGGCAAGACGACGCTGGTGCCGCTGGTGCTGGCCGGGCTGCTGGGCGAGGGGCCCGCGCGGCGGGTGGTGGTGGCCGAGCCGCGGCGTATCGCGGCGCGGGCCGCGGCGCGGCGGATGGCCTGGCTGCTGGGCGAGAGGCCCGGGGACAGCGTCGGTCACACCGTGCGCGGGGAGCGGGTCGTCGGGCGGCACACGCGGGTGGAGGTCGTCACGACCGGCGTGCTGCTGCAGCGGCTCCAGCGCGACCAGGAGCTGACGGGCGTCGACGTGGTGGTGCTGGACGAGTGCCATGAGCGCCATCTCGACGCGGACACCTCGGCCGCGTTCCTGTGGGACGTGCGCGAGACGCTGCGGCCCGAGCTGCGGCTGGTGGCCGCTTCCGCGACGACGGACACGGCCGGGTGGGCGCGGCTGCTGGGCGGGGCACCGGTGGTGCGGGCCCGCGGCTCGGCGTTCGACGTCGAGGTGGTGTGGGCGCCGCCGGTGCGCGCCGTGCGGCCGCCGCACGGGATGCGCGTCGATCCGGCGCTGCTGGCGCATGTGGCGTCGGTGGTGCGGCGGGCGCTCGCGGAACGGTCGGGGGACGTGCTGTGTTTCCTGCCGGGCGTCGGGGAGATCGCGCGGGTCGCGGGGCAGCTGGGGGCGCCGGCCGGGGTGGACGTGCTGCAGGTGCACGGGCGGTCGCCGGCGGAGGTGCAGGACGCGGTGCTGTCGCCCGGTGTGCGGCGCCGGGTGGTGCTCACCACGTCCGTGGCGGAGTCCTCGCTGACCGTGCCGGGAGTGCGGGTGGTCGTGGACTCGGGGCTGGCGCGGGAGCCGCGGGTGGACCACGCGCGTGGGCTGAGCGCGCTGACGACCGTGCGGGCTTCGCAGGCCGCGGGACGGCAGCGGGCGGGGCGGGCCGGGCGTGAGGCGCCGGGGGCGGTGTACCGGTGCTGGGCGCAGGCGGAGGACGTCCGGCTGCCGGCGTTCCCGGCCCCGGAGATCAAGGTGGCCGATCTGACGGCGTTCGCGCTGCAGGCTGCCTGCTGGGGCGATCCGGACGCGTCGGGGCTCGCGTTGCTCGACGCGCCGCCGGCCGGGGCGATGGCGGCGGCGCGGGAGCTGCTGACGGCGATCGGCGCGGTGGACGCGGCGGGCCGGGCGACGGCCCGCGGGGTGCGACTGGCTCGGCTGGGGTTGCATCCGCGGCTGGGGCGGGCGCTGCTGGACGGGGCGGCGCTGGTGGGGGTGGAGCGGGCGGCGGAGGTGGTCGCGCTGTTGAGCGAGGAGGCGCCGCGGGAGTACGGCGACGATCTGGCGGCGGCGCTGCGCGGCGCCCGGCGCGGGGGCGACGGCTATGCCGGGAGGTGGCGGTCGGAGGTGCGGCGGCTGCGGGCCGTCGCGGCGGACGTCGGCGTGCCGGCCGCGCGATCGGTGTCGTCGGGTTCGCGGGGCGCGGGGAGCGGTGCGGTCGCCGGTGAGGATCTGGCCGTGGGCCACGTGGTGGCACTGGCCTTCCCGGAGCGGGTCGCGAGGTCCGACGGGGGGTCGTGGCTGATGGTCTCGGGCACCCGGGCGGAGGTGCGGGAGGGGTCGGGTCTGCGGGGCGCCCGCTGGCTGGCGGTCGCCGTCGCGGACCGGCCGGTCGGCAGGGGGCACGCGCGTGTGCAGCTGGCGGCGGTGGTGGACGGGGAGGTGGCGCGGCTCGCTGCCGGTGCGCTGCTGGACGAGCGGGACGAGGTGCGCTGGGCCGATGGGGACGTGGTGGCGCGGCGGGTGGAGCGGCTCGGGGCGGTGGAGCTCGGGGCGCGGCCGCTGCGGGACGCCGACGCGGCACTCGTGCGCGGTGCGCTGGTGGAGGGGCTGGAGAAGGAGGGGCTGGGTCTGTTGCGGTGGTCGGCCGAGGCGGCCGTCCTGCGCGAGCGGCTCGCTTTTGTGCGGTTGCGGCTCGGTGAGCCGTGGCCCGACGTCGGCGACGCGTCGTTGCACGCGCGCGTGGACGAATGGCTGGAGCCGGAGCTCGGTCGGGCCCGGCGGCGGAGCGATCTCGGGCGGATCGACGCCGGGGCGGCGCTCGGACGGTTGTTGCCGTGGGCGTCCGGTGAGGCGGGCCGGCTGGACGAGCTGGCGCCCGAGCGGATCGCCGTCCCCAGCGGGTCCAGGGTGCGGATCGACTACGCGGACCCGGAGCGGCCGGTGCTGGCGGTGAAGTTGCAGGAGATGTTCGGGCTGCAGGAGTCGCCGCGGGTGGCGGGGGTGCCGTTGCTGGTGCATCTGCTGTCGCCCGCCGGGCGGCCCGTGGCCGTCACCGCCGACCTCGCGTCCTTCTGGAGGGAGGGCTACAAGGGGGTGCGGGCGGAGCTGCGCGGCCGGTACCCGAAGCATCCCTGGCCGGAGGATCCGGCGGCCGCCGAGCCGACCCGGCACACGAACGCGCGGCTCAGGCGGTGA
- a CDS encoding class I SAM-dependent methyltransferase translates to MIQEPASSEPAFEPEATRRDADVAESSRANRGWWDRNADEYQVEHGTFLGDDRFVWGPEGLDEVEAELLGPPEELKGRSVLEIGAGAAQCARWLVAQGALPVALDLSHRQLQHALRIGGSFPLVCADAGALPFADASFDLACSAYGALPFVADPVLVLREVRRVLRPGGRFVFSVTHPIRWAFPDEPGPEGLSVSSSYFDRTPYVEQDDQGRAVYVEHHRTLGDRVRDIVAGGFRLVDLVEPEWPAWNSSEWGGWSPLRGNLIPGTAVFVCERD, encoded by the coding sequence ATCATCCAAGAGCCCGCATCGTCCGAGCCGGCCTTCGAGCCGGAAGCCACCCGACGCGACGCCGACGTCGCCGAGAGCTCCCGGGCCAACCGGGGCTGGTGGGACCGCAACGCGGACGAATACCAGGTCGAGCACGGCACCTTCCTCGGCGACGACCGCTTCGTGTGGGGACCCGAGGGTCTGGACGAGGTGGAGGCCGAGCTGCTCGGCCCGCCGGAGGAACTGAAGGGCAGGTCGGTCCTGGAGATCGGCGCCGGCGCGGCGCAGTGCGCGCGCTGGCTGGTCGCGCAGGGCGCCCTCCCGGTCGCCCTGGACCTCTCCCACCGGCAGCTCCAGCACGCGCTGCGCATCGGCGGCTCGTTCCCGCTGGTGTGCGCAGACGCGGGCGCGCTGCCCTTCGCGGACGCCTCCTTCGACCTGGCGTGCTCGGCGTACGGGGCGCTGCCCTTCGTCGCCGATCCGGTGCTGGTGCTGCGGGAGGTGCGGCGGGTGCTGCGTCCGGGCGGGCGTTTCGTGTTCTCGGTGACCCACCCGATCCGCTGGGCGTTTCCCGACGAGCCGGGTCCCGAGGGCCTGTCCGTGTCCTCCTCCTACTTCGACCGCACTCCTTACGTCGAACAGGACGATCAGGGCCGCGCCGTGTACGTGGAGCATCACCGCACGCTCGGCGACCGGGTCCGCGACATCGTGGCGGGCGGGTTCCGGCTGGTGGACCTGGTCGAGCCGGAGTGGCCGGCCTGGAACTCGTCGGAGTGGGGCGGCTGGTCCCCGCTGCGCGGAAACCTGATCCCGGGCACGGCCGTCTTCGTCTGCGAGCGGGACTAG
- the coaE gene encoding dephospho-CoA kinase, whose product MLKVGLTGGIGAGKSEVSRLLVERGAVLIDADRIAREVVAPGTPGLAAVVDAFGKDVLTPDGALDRPRLGSIVFADPERLAVLNSIVHPLVGARSHDLETAAPEDAVVVHDVPLLTENGLAPLYDVVIVVDAAPDTQLDRLVRLRGMTEHDARARMAAQATRENRRAVADIVIDNDVPLAELEQRVQDVWDDLVRRAHARRGASPE is encoded by the coding sequence ATGCTGAAGGTGGGCCTGACCGGCGGGATCGGCGCCGGCAAGAGCGAGGTGTCACGGCTGCTCGTCGAGCGCGGAGCCGTGCTCATCGACGCGGACCGCATCGCACGCGAGGTCGTCGCCCCGGGCACCCCCGGTCTCGCGGCCGTCGTCGACGCCTTCGGGAAGGACGTGCTGACACCCGACGGCGCCCTCGACCGTCCCCGGCTGGGCTCCATCGTCTTCGCGGACCCCGAGCGACTGGCCGTCCTCAACTCGATCGTGCACCCCCTCGTCGGCGCCCGCTCCCACGACCTCGAGACGGCGGCCCCCGAGGACGCCGTCGTCGTCCACGACGTCCCCCTCCTCACCGAGAACGGCCTCGCCCCCCTCTACGACGTCGTCATCGTCGTCGACGCGGCACCCGACACCCAGCTGGACCGGCTCGTCCGGCTGCGCGGCATGACCGAGCACGACGCCCGCGCCCGCATGGCCGCCCAGGCGACCCGCGAGAACCGCCGGGCCGTCGCCGACATCGTGATCGACAACGACGTGCCACTGGCCGAGCTGGAACAACGCGTACAGGACGTCTGGGACGACCTCGTACGCCGGGCACACGCGCGGCGCGGGGCCTCCCCGGAATAG
- the rpsA gene encoding 30S ribosomal protein S1 — MTSSTETTATTPQVAVNDIGNEEAFLAAIDETIKYFNDGDIVDGVIVKVDRDEVLLDIGYKTEGVIPSRELSIKHDVDPNEVVAVGDEIEALVLQKEDKEGRLILSKKRAQYERAWGTIEKIKEEDGIVTGTVIEVVKGGLILDIGLRGFLPASLVEMRRVRDLQPYVGKELEAKIIELDKNRNNVVLSRRAWLEQTQSEVRQTFLTTLQKGQVRSGVVSSIVNFGAFVDLGGVDGLVHVSELSWKHIDHPSEVVEVGQEVTVEVLDVDMDRERVSLSLKATQEDPWQQFARTHQIGQVVPGKVTKLVPFGAFVRVDEGIEGLVHISELAERHVEIPEQVVQVNDEIFVKVIDIDLERRRISLSLKQANESFGSDPASVEFDPTLYGMAASYDDQGNYIYPEGFDPETNDWLEGFESQREVWENQYAEAQTRFEQHQAQVIKSREADEKAAAEGGDTAGAAPAASSGGGGSYSSEGADTSGALASDEALAALREKLAGGQS, encoded by the coding sequence ATGACGAGCAGCACCGAGACCACCGCCACCACCCCGCAGGTTGCGGTCAACGACATCGGTAACGAGGAAGCCTTCCTCGCCGCGATCGACGAGACGATCAAGTACTTCAACGACGGCGACATCGTCGACGGCGTCATCGTGAAGGTCGACCGGGACGAGGTCCTGCTCGACATCGGTTACAAGACCGAAGGTGTCATCCCGAGCCGCGAACTCTCGATCAAGCACGACGTCGACCCCAACGAGGTCGTCGCCGTCGGTGACGAGATCGAAGCCCTCGTTCTCCAGAAGGAGGACAAGGAAGGCCGCCTGATCCTCTCGAAGAAGCGCGCACAGTACGAGCGCGCCTGGGGCACGATCGAGAAGATCAAGGAAGAGGACGGCATCGTCACCGGCACCGTCATCGAGGTCGTCAAGGGTGGTCTCATCCTCGACATCGGCCTCCGTGGCTTCCTGCCGGCCTCCCTCGTCGAGATGCGCCGCGTCCGCGACCTCCAGCCCTACGTGGGCAAGGAGCTCGAGGCCAAGATCATCGAGCTGGACAAGAACCGCAACAACGTGGTCCTGTCCCGCCGCGCCTGGCTGGAGCAGACCCAGTCCGAGGTGCGCCAGACGTTCCTCACGACCCTCCAGAAGGGTCAGGTCCGCTCCGGCGTCGTCTCCTCGATCGTCAACTTCGGTGCCTTCGTGGACCTGGGTGGCGTCGACGGTCTGGTCCACGTCTCCGAGCTGTCCTGGAAGCACATCGACCACCCCTCCGAGGTCGTCGAGGTCGGCCAGGAGGTCACGGTCGAGGTCCTCGACGTCGACATGGACCGCGAGCGCGTCTCCCTGTCGCTGAAGGCGACCCAGGAAGACCCGTGGCAGCAGTTCGCCCGCACCCACCAGATCGGCCAGGTCGTGCCCGGCAAGGTCACGAAGCTGGTTCCGTTCGGTGCGTTCGTCCGCGTGGACGAGGGCATCGAGGGTCTGGTCCACATCTCCGAGCTGGCCGAGCGCCACGTGGAGATCCCGGAGCAGGTCGTCCAGGTCAACGACGAGATCTTCGTCAAGGTCATCGACATCGACCTCGAGCGTCGCCGGATCTCGCTGTCGCTGAAGCAGGCCAACGAGTCCTTCGGCTCCGACCCGGCCTCGGTCGAGTTCGACCCGACGCTCTACGGCATGGCCGCGTCGTACGACGACCAGGGCAACTACATCTACCCCGAGGGCTTCGACCCCGAGACCAACGACTGGCTCGAGGGCTTCGAGTCGCAGCGTGAGGTCTGGGAGAACCAGTACGCCGAGGCGCAGACGCGCTTCGAGCAGCACCAGGCTCAGGTCATCAAGTCCCGCGAGGCGGACGAGAAGGCCGCTGCCGAGGGCGGCGACACGGCGGGTGCGGCTCCGGCCGCGTCCAGCGGTGGCGGCGGCTCCTACTCCTCCGAGGGTGCCGACACGTCCGGCGCGCTGGCCTCGGACGAGGCGCTTGCCGCGCTGCGCGAGAAGCTGGCCGGCGGCCAGAGCTGA
- a CDS encoding PAC2 family protein, producing the protein MLDPQSLYAWEPKGLAVVDMALAQESAGLVMLYHFDGYIDAGETGDQIVERLLDSLPHQLVARFDHDRLVDYRARRPLLTFKRDRWTEYEEPAIEVRLLQDTTGAPFLLLSGPEPDVEWERFAAAVQQIIERLGVRLSVNFHGIPMGVPHTRPVGLTPHGNRTDLMPGHRSPFDEAQVPGSAEALVEYRLMEAGHDILGVAAHVPHYIARSAYPDAALTVLEAITAATGLVLPAVAHALRTDAHRTQTEIDRQIQEGDEELTSLVQGLEHQYDAAAGAETRGNMLAEPVDIPSADEIGLEFERFLAEREGEG; encoded by the coding sequence GTGCTTGATCCGCAGAGTCTGTACGCATGGGAGCCGAAGGGCCTGGCAGTCGTCGACATGGCGCTGGCCCAGGAGTCGGCCGGACTTGTCATGCTCTACCACTTCGACGGATACATCGACGCGGGCGAAACCGGCGACCAGATCGTCGAGCGGCTTCTCGACTCGCTGCCCCACCAACTCGTCGCCCGCTTCGACCACGACCGGCTCGTGGACTACCGCGCCCGCCGCCCGCTGCTCACCTTCAAACGCGACCGGTGGACCGAGTACGAGGAACCGGCCATCGAGGTGCGGCTCCTCCAGGACACCACCGGCGCCCCCTTCCTCCTGCTGTCGGGCCCCGAGCCGGACGTGGAGTGGGAGCGTTTCGCCGCCGCCGTGCAGCAGATCATCGAGCGGCTCGGCGTCCGCCTGTCCGTGAACTTCCACGGCATCCCCATGGGCGTACCGCACACGCGACCCGTGGGCCTCACCCCGCACGGCAACCGCACCGACCTCATGCCCGGCCACCGCAGCCCCTTCGACGAGGCCCAGGTCCCCGGCAGCGCCGAAGCGCTCGTCGAGTACCGCCTCATGGAAGCCGGCCACGACATCCTGGGCGTCGCCGCACACGTGCCGCACTACATCGCCCGCTCCGCGTACCCCGACGCCGCCCTCACGGTCCTCGAGGCGATCACCGCGGCGACCGGCCTGGTCCTGCCCGCCGTCGCCCACGCCCTGCGCACGGACGCACACCGCACGCAGACCGAGATCGACCGCCAGATCCAGGAAGGCGACGAGGAGCTGACCTCTCTCGTCCAGGGCCTCGAGCACCAGTACGACGCCGCCGCCGGCGCCGAGACCCGCGGAAACATGCTCGCCGAGCCCGTCGACATCCCGTCCGCCGACGAGATCGGCCTGGAATTCGAACGCTTCCTGGCGGAACGGGAGGGCGAGGGCTGA